The Pseudostreptobacillus hongkongensis genome has a segment encoding these proteins:
- a CDS encoding glycerate kinase: MEILLALDSFKGSISSIDVENVIEKTIKKIDDSINVIKVPLADGGEGTLDAIKYSKDCIIENIEVTGANGKKIIVDIAYIDYDTAIIEVAKIVGLSILKDDEKDPYKLTSLGVGEAIKYLLDKNIKKIYIGLGGSSINDAGFGMLYALGLRYYSKDNKELSYMLSDMEILDRIDTRYFDKRIFDKEIILLSDVNNPLCGSNGASYIYGPQKGLKDVEKTDKLIKKFALKLSPECIEKSGSGSAGGLGFAFLYCNGHMKSGIKEIMDILNIESMIKKADYIITGEGRIDSQSLNGKLPIGVASIAKKYNKKVIAMVGSKELNLDEVYKNGIDLVLDIINKPMSLDFAMENVEILLEDTTKTLLQIISLIGGKNNETISNEV; this comes from the coding sequence ATGGAAATATTGTTAGCGCTTGACTCATTTAAAGGAAGTATAAGTTCAATAGATGTAGAAAATGTTATAGAAAAAACTATAAAAAAAATAGATGATAGTATAAATGTTATTAAAGTTCCTTTGGCAGATGGTGGTGAGGGGACTTTAGATGCAATAAAATATTCAAAGGATTGTATAATAGAAAATATAGAAGTAACGGGGGCAAATGGCAAGAAAATTATTGTTGATATAGCCTATATAGATTATGATACAGCTATTATTGAAGTAGCTAAAATTGTGGGATTATCAATTTTAAAAGATGATGAGAAAGATCCATATAAACTTACATCTTTAGGTGTAGGAGAGGCGATAAAATATCTTTTAGATAAGAATATCAAGAAAATATATATAGGTCTTGGAGGAAGTTCAATTAATGATGCAGGATTTGGTATGCTTTATGCTTTGGGGCTTAGATATTATTCTAAAGATAATAAAGAATTATCATACATGTTATCAGATATGGAAATTTTAGATAGGATAGATACAAGATATTTTGATAAAAGGATATTTGATAAAGAAATAATATTATTATCAGATGTTAATAATCCTTTATGTGGGAGTAACGGTGCAAGCTATATTTACGGACCTCAAAAAGGGTTGAAAGATGTAGAAAAAACAGATAAATTAATTAAAAAATTTGCATTAAAACTTTCGCCTGAATGTATAGAAAAAAGTGGAAGTGGTTCAGCTGGAGGATTAGGTTTTGCCTTTTTATACTGTAACGGTCATATGAAAAGTGGAATAAAAGAGATAATGGACATATTAAATATAGAAAGTATGATAAAAAAGGCAGACTATATAATAACTGGTGAAGGTAGAATAGATTCTCAAAGTTTAAATGGGAAATTGCCTATAGGGGTTGCTAGTATTGCTAAGAAATATAATAAGAAAGTGATAGCTATGGTAGGATCTAAGGAATTAAATTTAGATGAAGTATATAAGAATGGAATAGATTTAGTTTTAGATATAATTAATAAACCTATGAGTTTAGATTTTGCTATGGAAAATGTAGAAATATTGCTTGAAGATACGACTAAAACACTACTTCAGATTATATCTTTAATAGGAGGGAAAAACAATGAAACTATATCCAATGAAGTTTAA
- a CDS encoding glycoside hydrolase family 1 protein — protein MINFPEGFFWGSSISAEQSESRVKNDNKGLTTWDKYYELEPYKFHNNIGPDKTTGIYEQYISDIELLKKTGHTVFRTSISWARLIPNGTGEINQKAVEFYKDYFTKLKENGIEPIVNLYHFDTPLKLEEEFGGFASKKVVDAFSQYAKTCFELFGDIVKKWVTFNEPIVSVEMGYLKQYHYPLEVDSKKAVQVAYNIALASAKAIREFKNIVKDGQIGIILNLTPAYPRSNNLYDLKAAEIAELFANNSFLDPAVKGQYDKRLIDIIKKHDLLPEYTQEELNIISQNKVDILGINYYQPLRVAARASLPNPDAPFMPEYYYDYYSMPGRRMNPHRGWEIYPKGLYDISKNIKENYNNIPWFVAENGMGVEGEEKYRVDGMIQDDYRIEFFKEHLEWLHKGIQEGSNCMGYIVWTTIDCWSWMNAYKNRYGLIELEYDTQIRRIKKSGYWFNELSKNNGF, from the coding sequence ATGATTAATTTTCCTGAGGGATTTTTTTGGGGAAGTTCAATAAGTGCAGAACAAAGTGAAAGTAGAGTAAAAAATGATAATAAAGGTCTTACTACATGGGATAAATATTATGAATTAGAACCATATAAGTTTCATAATAACATAGGTCCTGATAAAACAACAGGTATTTATGAACAATATATAAGTGATATAGAATTACTTAAAAAAACAGGTCATACTGTTTTTAGAACTTCTATATCTTGGGCAAGACTTATACCGAATGGTACAGGCGAAATAAATCAAAAAGCAGTAGAATTCTATAAAGACTATTTCACAAAATTAAAAGAAAATGGTATAGAACCTATAGTTAATCTTTATCATTTTGATACACCTTTAAAACTTGAAGAAGAATTTGGTGGATTTGCAAGTAAAAAAGTTGTAGATGCATTTTCACAATATGCTAAAACTTGTTTTGAATTATTTGGAGATATAGTTAAAAAATGGGTAACATTTAATGAACCTATAGTATCTGTAGAAATGGGATATTTAAAACAATACCATTATCCTTTAGAAGTAGATTCTAAAAAAGCAGTTCAAGTTGCATATAATATAGCACTTGCTTCAGCTAAAGCAATTAGAGAATTCAAAAATATTGTAAAAGATGGTCAAATAGGTATTATACTTAATTTAACCCCTGCGTATCCAAGAAGTAATAATCTTTATGATTTAAAGGCAGCAGAAATAGCAGAACTATTTGCTAATAATTCTTTCCTTGACCCTGCAGTAAAAGGACAATATGATAAAAGACTTATAGATATTATTAAAAAACACGATTTATTACCAGAATACACACAAGAAGAATTGAATATTATAAGCCAAAATAAGGTAGATATATTAGGTATAAACTATTATCAACCTTTAAGAGTTGCGGCAAGAGCTTCTCTTCCTAATCCAGATGCACCATTTATGCCAGAATATTATTATGATTACTATAGTATGCCTGGTCGTAGAATGAATCCTCATAGAGGTTGGGAAATATATCCTAAAGGACTTTATGATATATCTAAAAATATTAAAGAAAACTACAATAATATACCTTGGTTTGTTGCTGAAAATGGTATGGGTGTAGAAGGTGAAGAAAAATATAGAGTAGATGGAATGATACAAGATGATTATAGAATAGAATTCTTTAAAGAACATTTAGAATGGTTACATAAAGGAATACAAGAAGGATCAAATTGTATGGGATATATTGTATGGACTACTATAGATTGTTGGTCATGGATGAATGCATATAAGAATAGATATGGTCTTATTGAACTTGAATATGACACACAAATTAGAAGAATAAAAAAATCTGGATATTGGTTTAATGAATTAAGTAAAAATAATGGGTTTTAA
- a CDS encoding DUF3284 domain-containing protein gives MTLEIELKISAEEMYDFLIDNLKREIGKETLHEGLTFKKELTTKMGKKVESEVKVIKLDKNKEYTLKYINYTGENELNYKIESLDEYLIKLIYKEEYTSDSFFKKYNNKIMEMFYSYFLRKKRIKMLNSLENYLIKKREEKVKNND, from the coding sequence ATGACATTAGAAATAGAGCTTAAAATATCAGCAGAGGAAATGTATGATTTCTTAATAGACAATTTAAAAAGAGAAATAGGTAAAGAAACTTTACATGAAGGATTAACTTTTAAAAAAGAACTTACTACTAAAATGGGTAAAAAGGTAGAAAGTGAAGTAAAGGTTATAAAATTAGATAAAAATAAAGAATATACTTTGAAATATATAAATTATACAGGTGAAAATGAATTAAATTATAAAATAGAAAGTTTAGATGAGTATTTAATAAAATTAATATATAAAGAAGAGTATACTTCAGATTCATTCTTTAAAAAATATAACAATAAGATAATGGAAATGTTTTATTCATATTTTTTAAGAAAGAAAAGAATAAAAATGTTAAATAGTTTAGAAAATTATTTAATAAAGAAAAGAGAGGAAAAGGTGAAGAACAATGATTAA
- a CDS encoding PTS sugar transporter subunit IIC produces MEKFMKWMEEKFVPVAAKISSQRHLVAIRDSFISILPITMVGSVAVLLNVIFRDLPNNYGFPGFAEFMAPVISINGVVWFASIAILSLVFIISLGYNIAKSYNVNALAGALVAFASFIAFLPQEASFDTTINEATVHVTQWGYINLDYLGAKGLFPAMIIGIVAVIIYAKLMLKNITIKLPDSVPPAVNKAFVSIIPGVVAIYVAAIISFLVVKLTGSSLNDLIAQYIQAPLLGLSQGAFSVVLLAFLVQLFWFFGLHGHNVLGPILDGIYQPALIANIDHISKGGTVDTLPYIWTRGSFDAYLQLGGSGMTMALIIAILLFSKREDSRAVAKLGTPMGIFNINEPMIFGMPIVLNPLYLIPFLLAPTVGAIVAYVATVLGIVPPVYVAVPWVLPTGLYAFFATGGSIMAALIALLNLFIAFVIWTPFVLIANKMKEK; encoded by the coding sequence ATGGAAAAATTTATGAAATGGATGGAAGAAAAATTCGTTCCAGTAGCAGCAAAAATTTCATCTCAAAGACATTTAGTTGCTATTAGAGATTCATTTATCTCTATATTACCTATTACTATGGTAGGATCTGTTGCAGTTTTATTAAATGTTATATTTAGAGATTTACCAAATAACTATGGATTCCCAGGATTTGCAGAATTTATGGCTCCAGTTATATCAATAAATGGAGTAGTTTGGTTTGCATCTATTGCAATACTTTCATTAGTATTTATTATTAGTTTAGGGTATAACATAGCTAAATCTTACAATGTTAATGCACTTGCAGGAGCTTTAGTTGCTTTTGCATCATTCATTGCATTCTTACCTCAAGAAGCATCTTTTGATACAACTATTAATGAGGCTACAGTTCATGTTACACAATGGGGATATATTAATTTAGACTACCTAGGGGCAAAAGGATTATTCCCAGCAATGATAATAGGTATAGTAGCAGTTATAATCTATGCTAAATTAATGTTAAAAAATATAACTATTAAATTACCTGATTCAGTACCACCTGCAGTAAATAAAGCGTTTGTTTCAATTATACCAGGTGTTGTGGCTATATATGTTGCAGCTATAATTTCATTCTTAGTTGTTAAACTTACAGGATCATCATTAAATGATTTAATAGCTCAATATATACAAGCACCATTATTAGGATTATCTCAAGGAGCTTTCTCAGTTGTATTATTAGCATTCTTAGTACAATTATTCTGGTTCTTTGGATTACATGGACACAATGTATTAGGACCAATATTAGATGGTATTTACCAACCAGCATTAATAGCTAATATAGATCATATTAGTAAAGGTGGAACAGTAGATACATTACCATACATTTGGACAAGAGGATCATTTGATGCTTACCTTCAATTAGGTGGATCAGGAATGACTATGGCTTTAATTATTGCTATCTTATTATTCTCTAAGAGAGAAGATAGCCGTGCAGTTGCAAAACTTGGAACACCAATGGGAATATTTAATATTAATGAACCAATGATATTTGGTATGCCTATAGTATTAAATCCTCTATACTTAATTCCATTCTTACTTGCACCAACTGTAGGGGCAATAGTTGCTTATGTAGCTACAGTTTTAGGAATAGTTCCTCCAGTTTATGTTGCAGTTCCATGGGTATTACCTACAGGACTATATGCATTCTTTGCAACAGGTGGATCTATAATGGCTGCATTAATCGCTTTATTAAATCTATTTATAGCGTTTGTAATATGGACACCATTTGTATTAATTGCAAATAAAATGAAAGAAAAATAG
- a CDS encoding PTS sugar transporter subunit IIB produces MIKILLVCSAGMSTSFLVEKMKGAAKSKGLDAEINAVAEASAKDYVGKIDILLLGPQVKYLESSMKSMFTDIPVSVINFVDYGSMNGEKVLNTALELLGK; encoded by the coding sequence ATGATTAAAATATTATTAGTATGTAGTGCAGGAATGTCAACTAGCTTTTTAGTTGAAAAGATGAAAGGTGCGGCAAAAAGTAAAGGACTTGATGCAGAAATAAATGCAGTTGCTGAAGCCAGTGCTAAAGATTATGTAGGTAAAATTGATATATTACTACTTGGACCACAAGTTAAATATTTAGAATCATCAATGAAATCTATGTTTACAGACATACCTGTAAGTGTTATAAACTTTGTTGATTATGGATCAATGAATGGAGAAAAAGTTTTAAACACAGCATTAGAATTACTAGGAAAATAA
- a CDS encoding PTS lactose/cellobiose transporter subunit IIA, giving the protein MNYEELSEVAMQIIANSGMARSSAMEAIQNAKLGDFEKAEECLKESNQYYLAAHEIQTELIVKETSDEGRFVLNLIMVHAQDHLTMALLTKDNAKEFIDLYKRLK; this is encoded by the coding sequence ATGAATTATGAAGAATTAAGTGAAGTAGCTATGCAGATAATAGCAAATTCCGGTATGGCAAGATCAAGTGCAATGGAAGCTATACAAAATGCAAAACTTGGTGATTTTGAAAAAGCTGAAGAATGTTTAAAAGAATCAAATCAATATTACCTAGCAGCACATGAAATACAAACAGAATTAATAGTGAAAGAAACTAGTGATGAGGGTAGATTTGTATTGAATTTAATTATGGTACATGCACAAGATCATCTTACTATGGCTCTTTTAACTAAGGATAATGCTAAAGAATTTATAGATTTATATAAAAGGTTAAAATAG
- a CDS encoding BglG family transcription antiterminator: MEKVLIEIYRILKDKQYHSSIEIAKFLNISDRTCRKYIKELDILLKKNDINIISRPRYGYILEGEVLKETEIFNTNNIKIPVTAEERYTYLLELLLNTDKYIKLEDISNKIYISSRTISQDLKKIEKDIEKYNLIIDRKPHHGLKIKGDELNIRNLMVDNIETKLNENMYVDEKEKKLINDIAEILNKYLKKKKIKVADIALQTFIVSVYVTNQRITLGKEIEFIDIDRELFENKISQVKEIKKYLVEELGLDIEFKETDIEYLAIRFMTTETITYKSIQNSNVKDIQELIQEIIFYVNVTFKIDLSDDDTLYKNLYTHLLALVIRIRFGIRVKNPLLDDIKQNMPLAYNVATYVSKIISKRYNKEITEAETAYIAVILYMSKGLNSKDNNKKNILIVCPSGSGISKFLIYTYSNLFSKYANLINSCGVNELLDVNFETVDVIFSLVDIDFELPKPVYKIDYFLNEEDISRIKKILEFEESYLEKIFLKDLFTYIEEDITKDELIKIMSNKLSKIDGIDKDIESLIQEREKLGLTEISEKVAIPHPIKVIKDVNVVGVCILKNKLLWQKNKVNIVLFMCVNNGHGENEIVYKKLTGIINNDKHIFSILSNPTYDNFINILNKMEEE; the protein is encoded by the coding sequence GTGGAAAAAGTATTAATTGAAATTTATAGAATTTTAAAAGATAAGCAATATCATAGTTCAATAGAAATAGCTAAATTTTTAAATATTTCAGATAGAACATGTAGAAAATATATTAAAGAACTAGATATCTTACTTAAAAAAAATGATATAAATATAATCTCACGTCCAAGATATGGATATATATTAGAAGGAGAAGTTTTAAAAGAAACAGAAATATTTAATACAAATAATATAAAAATACCTGTAACAGCAGAAGAAAGATATACATATTTGCTAGAACTATTGTTAAATACAGATAAGTATATTAAGTTGGAAGATATAAGTAATAAAATATATATAAGTTCTAGAACTATTTCTCAAGATTTGAAAAAAATTGAAAAGGATATAGAAAAATATAATCTTATTATAGATAGAAAACCTCATCATGGTTTAAAAATTAAAGGTGATGAATTAAATATAAGAAACTTGATGGTAGATAATATTGAGACAAAATTAAATGAAAATATGTATGTAGATGAAAAGGAAAAGAAATTAATAAATGATATAGCTGAAATATTAAATAAATATCTTAAAAAAAAGAAAATAAAAGTTGCCGATATAGCTTTACAAACATTTATTGTTTCTGTGTATGTAACTAATCAAAGAATAACTCTTGGTAAAGAAATAGAATTTATTGATATAGATAGAGAATTGTTTGAAAATAAGATAAGCCAAGTTAAAGAAATAAAAAAATACCTTGTAGAAGAATTAGGACTTGATATAGAGTTTAAGGAAACAGATATAGAATATCTTGCAATAAGATTTATGACTACAGAAACTATTACATATAAAAGTATACAGAATTCAAATGTAAAAGATATTCAAGAACTTATACAAGAAATAATATTTTATGTAAATGTAACATTTAAAATAGATCTTTCTGATGATGATACTTTATATAAAAATTTATACACTCATTTATTAGCTTTAGTTATTAGGATAAGATTTGGTATAAGAGTAAAAAATCCATTACTTGATGATATTAAACAAAATATGCCGCTTGCATACAATGTAGCAACTTATGTATCTAAAATAATATCAAAGAGATATAATAAAGAAATAACTGAAGCAGAAACAGCATATATAGCAGTAATTCTTTATATGAGTAAGGGATTAAACTCTAAAGATAATAATAAAAAGAATATTTTAATAGTTTGTCCAAGTGGAAGTGGTATATCTAAATTTTTAATTTATACATATAGCAATCTATTTTCTAAGTATGCTAATTTAATAAATTCATGTGGTGTTAATGAATTACTTGATGTTAATTTTGAAACAGTAGATGTAATATTTAGTTTAGTTGATATAGATTTTGAATTACCAAAACCAGTATACAAAATAGACTACTTTTTAAATGAAGAAGATATATCTAGGATCAAGAAAATACTTGAATTTGAAGAATCCTATTTAGAAAAAATATTTTTAAAAGACTTATTTACGTATATAGAAGAAGATATAACTAAAGATGAATTGATAAAAATAATGTCAAATAAGCTATCTAAAATAGACGGTATAGATAAGGATATTGAGAGTTTAATTCAAGAAAGAGAAAAACTAGGATTAACAGAAATAAGTGAAAAGGTAGCAATACCTCATCCAATCAAAGTCATTAAAGATGTTAATGTTGTTGGAGTATGTATATTGAAAAATAAGTTACTTTGGCAAAAGAATAAAGTTAATATAGTTTTATTTATGTGTGTGAATAATGGACATGGAGAAAATGAGATTGTATATAAAAAGCTTACGGGTATAATAAATAATGATAAACATATATTTAGTATATTAAGTAATCCAACATATGATAATTTTATAAATATATTAAATAAGATGGAGGAAGAATAA
- the sppA gene encoding signal peptide peptidase SppA → MLKLILISFLNSIFSALVIILILLLAAALIYAQFKPSGTKNIKLKKVKKIVLSVEDLNEDISNGFSSISFYDVKEGLKNLAKEKNIEELIIDIDNTSFSNTQLEELEPVFKEISKNMKIIAIGTNYGSNNDYLLALNANEIYMYNSYSSSFSLSYYSRKMPYYKTVLNKLGIKVNILHIGTHKSAGENFNKDKMSEAQRETLTRIYERLYLNLIEKIKEKRNVDLYDDIINGDLLIVNYKKAKEFGLIDGVSNFDKLNIDYSKDTMDFTTYLGEYKKEKNKSKNVIAVITAEGTITPQKSNKPYISYDNMLEKIEKVQEIDNLKGVILRVNSPGGSALEAEKIYKELKNIEVPIFVSMGDLCASGGYYISTVSRRLYANPSTLTGSIGVVSMYPTLNETLEKVGINIETVGKSKNNDLFDFRLPLSESSKEKIISSMKDIYFEFKSHVMNARIMTDSQLEPLAGGRVWLGVEGKENNLVDKVGSFDDCVKGLVEYLRLEDYKLTYVNNSVNLKDKLQGLKPTLISAEMEEHLRFVMENKNKVMVYEEIEI, encoded by the coding sequence ATGTTGAAGTTAATATTAATTTCATTTTTAAATTCTATATTTAGTGCCTTGGTAATAATATTAATCTTATTATTAGCTGCTGCTTTAATATATGCTCAATTTAAACCTAGTGGGACTAAGAATATAAAATTAAAGAAAGTTAAAAAAATTGTTTTATCTGTAGAAGATTTGAACGAAGATATTTCAAATGGCTTTAGTTCAATATCATTTTATGATGTTAAGGAAGGATTGAAAAATCTTGCTAAAGAAAAGAACATTGAAGAGTTAATAATAGATATAGATAATACATCTTTTTCAAATACACAATTAGAAGAGTTAGAACCTGTATTTAAAGAAATATCTAAAAATATGAAAATTATTGCAATAGGTACAAATTATGGAAGTAATAATGATTATCTACTTGCATTAAATGCTAATGAAATATATATGTATAATTCTTACTCATCAAGTTTTAGTTTATCATATTATTCTAGAAAGATGCCATATTATAAGACTGTACTTAATAAATTAGGAATTAAAGTAAATATATTACATATAGGTACACATAAATCTGCAGGAGAAAATTTTAATAAAGATAAGATGAGTGAAGCTCAAAGAGAAACTTTGACAAGAATATATGAAAGACTTTATTTAAATTTAATAGAAAAAATTAAAGAAAAAAGAAATGTAGATTTATACGATGATATAATAAATGGAGATTTATTAATTGTTAACTATAAAAAAGCAAAAGAATTTGGATTAATAGATGGAGTTTCTAATTTTGATAAATTAAATATAGATTATTCTAAAGATACTATGGATTTCACAACTTATTTAGGTGAATATAAGAAGGAAAAAAATAAAAGTAAGAATGTTATCGCAGTTATTACAGCTGAAGGAACTATAACTCCTCAAAAATCTAATAAACCATATATATCATATGATAATATGTTAGAAAAAATTGAAAAAGTTCAAGAAATTGATAATTTAAAAGGAGTAATTTTAAGAGTAAATTCTCCTGGAGGTAGTGCATTAGAAGCTGAAAAAATATATAAAGAATTAAAAAATATAGAAGTACCTATATTTGTTTCTATGGGAGATCTTTGTGCAAGTGGAGGATACTATATCTCTACTGTATCAAGAAGACTTTATGCAAATCCATCAACATTAACAGGATCTATAGGTGTTGTAAGTATGTATCCTACATTAAATGAAACTCTTGAAAAAGTTGGTATTAATATAGAAACTGTAGGAAAATCAAAAAATAATGATTTATTTGATTTTAGATTACCACTTTCTGAAAGTTCTAAAGAAAAAATTATATCTTCTATGAAAGATATATACTTTGAGTTTAAATCTCATGTAATGAATGCAAGAATTATGACAGATAGCCAACTAGAACCATTAGCTGGAGGTAGAGTATGGTTAGGTGTTGAAGGAAAGGAAAATAACTTAGTAGATAAGGTTGGATCATTTGATGATTGCGTTAAAGGACTTGTAGAATATTTAAGATTAGAAGACTATAAATTAACATATGTTAATAATAGTGTTAATTTAAAAGATAAACTTCAAGGATTAAAACCTACATTAATTAGTGCAGAAATGGAAGAACATTTAAGATTTGTAATGGAAAACAAGAATAAAGTTATGGTCTATGAAGAAATAGAAATATAA